Below is a genomic region from Mesorhizobium sp. NZP2298.
CTGTCTTCGCTGGACTCGGGCCAGTCTCAAGATCGGGCGCTGGCTCTTGCTTCCCATGCCTCCACCGGGGATCATGATTCCGTACTTTTCGGTCCGGGAATGCTCATTCCATATTGACTATGGATTGGAATTATTATTTCATATTCCTGGCACCACGCTGCCGCTCGCGCGTGTTACCCAAACAAATGTTGTTCCTGACAACAAGACCGACGGGAGGTTCCAATGAGCGAAGCCGTGGATTTAAAACAGGCGCCGCTCGACGTCATCACCATCGGTCGCGCTTCCGTCGACCTCTATGGCCAGCAGATCGGCTCGCGGCTGGAGGACATCACCTCCTTTGCCAAGTCGGTCGGCGGCTGCCCGGCCAACATCTCGGTCGGCACGGCCAGGCTCGGCCTGCGCTCAGCGCTGCTGACGCGCGTCGGCGACGAGCAGATGGGCCGCTTCATCCGCGAACAGCTCAAGCGCGAAGGCGTCAGCACCGACGGCCTGAAGACGGACAAGGAGCGCCTGACGGCTCTGGTGCTGCTCTCGGTCGAGAGCGAAGGCGTCTCGCCGATGATCTTTTATCGCAGCGACTGCGCCGACATGGCGCTGGCGCCAGAGGATATAGACGAAGCGTTTATCTCTTCGGCGCGTTCGATCGTCGTCACCGGCACGCATTTTTCCCGCCCCAACAGCGACGCCGCCCAGCGCAAGGCGATCCGCGTCATGAAGGCCAAGGGCGGCAAGGTTGTCTTCGATATCGACTATCGGCCCAATTTGTGGGGCCTTGCCGGCCATGCCGAAGGCTTCGAGCGCTATGTCAAGTCGGACCGCGTCTCGGCCCAGCTGAAAACGGTGCTGCCCGATTGCGACCTCATCGTCGGCACCGAGGAAGAGATCATGATCGCCTCGGGCGCAGACGACTGCCTGAGCGCGCTGAAGACGATCCGCGCGCTGTCCTCGGCCACCATCGTGCTCAAGCGCGGCGCCATGGGCTGCATCGTCTATGACGGACCGATCAGCGACGATCTGGAAGATGGCATCGTCGGCAAGGGTTTCCCGATCGAGATCTACAATGTGCTGGGTGCAGGCGACGCCTTCATGTCCGGCTTCCTGCGCGGCTGGCTGGGTGGGGAAGACCATGCGACAGCGGCGACCTGGGCCAATGCCTGCGGCGCGTTCGCGGTGTCGCGGCTGCTGTGCGCGCCGGAATATCCGACCTTCGAGGAGCTGCAGTTCTTTCTCAAGAACGGCAGCAAACACCGGGCCTTGCGCAAGGACGAGGCGATCAACCACATCCATTGGGCAACGACCCGCCGGCGCGACATCCCCTCGCTGATGGCGCTCGCCTGCGACCACCGTGTGCAGCTCGAGGACGTGGCGGCCAAGGCCGGCGCCGATCTCGCGCGCATCCGCGATTTCAAGGTTCTGGCGGTCAAGGCGGCGGCCAAGGTCGCCGCAGGCCGTGACGGCTACGGCATGCTGATCGACGAGAAACATGGCCGCGAGGCGATGTTTGAATTCGCCAGGCACCCCTTCGCCTGGCTTGGCCGTCCCGTCGAGTTGCCGGGCTCAAGGCCGCTGCGCTTCGAGTTCTCGCAGGACATCGGCTCGCAACTGGTGGAATGGCCGGTCGATCACTGCATCAAATGCCTGTGCTTCTATCATCCCGACGATCCGGCGGCACTCAAGGAAGAACAGCAGCAGAAACTGCGCGCGCTGTTCGAGGCGGCACGGAAAGTCGGCCGGGAACTTCTCATCGAGATCATCGCCGGCAAGCACGGCAAGCTCGACGACACGACCATTCCGCGCGCGCTGGAGGAACTCTATGCGCTTGGCATCAAGCCCGACTGGTGGAAGCTGGAGCCGCAGGCATCGAGCGGCGCCTGGGCGAGGATCGAAGCGGTGATCCTGAAGCATGATCCGTGGTGCCGCGGCATCGTGCTGCTTGGCCTGGAAGCGCCGCAGGACGAGCTGGAAGCGGCTTTCGCCGCCACCGCCAAGGCGCCCATCGTCAAGGGCTTTGCCGTCGGCCGCACCATATTCGTCCACGCGGCCGAGGAGTGGCTCGCCGGCAGGATGTCGGATGACGAGGCTGTCGCCGACATGGCGTCGCGCTTCGAACAGCTGACCGAGGCGTGGCTTGCCGCGCGCGGACGCAAGGCGGCATAAGAAGGCGGCACAAGGACTGCGGAGGAAACACAATGAGCAAGACAATCCGTCTGACGATGGCGCAGGCGCTGACCCGCTTCCTGTCCCGCCAGATGACCGAGATCGACGGAAAAAAGGTGCCGATCTTCGGTGGTGTCTGGGCGATCTTCGGCCATGGCAATGTCGCCGGCATCGGCGAGGCGCTCTACCAGGTGCGCGACGAATTGCCGACCTTCCGCGCCCACAACGAACAGGCGATGGCGCATGCGGCGATCGCCTATGCCAAAGCCAATTTCCGCCGCCGCTTCATGGCCGCAACCTCTTCGATCGGACCCGGCGCGCTCAACATGGTGACGGCGGCAGCCCTCGCCCATGTAAACCGGTTGCCTGTCCTGTTTTTGCCCGGCGACGTCTTTGCCAACCGCATCCCCGACCCGGTTCTGCAGCAGGCCGAGGATTTTTCCGACGGCACGGCAACGGTCAATGACTGCTTCCGCCCGGTGTCACGCTATTTCGACCGCATCACCCGGCCTGAGCAGATCATCCCGGCACTTAGCCGTACCATGCAGGTGCTGACCGATCCGGCCGATTGCGGGCCGGTGACGCTGTCGCTTTGCCAGGATGTGCAGGCCGAGGCCTATGATTATCCCGAGAGCTTCTTTGCCGAACGGGTCTGGCACCAGCGCCGGCCGCGCCCGGATCGCCACGAGCTTGCCGCTGCTGCGGCAGCGCTCAAGGGTGCGAAGAAACCGCTGATCATCGCCGGCGGCGGCGTGCTGTATTCGCAGGCTTCGGACGAGCTAGCGAAATTCATCGAAGGCGCCGGCATTCCGGTCTGCGAGACGCAAGGCGGCAAATCCTCGCTGCCGGACGATCATCCGCTCAACATGGCGGCGGTCGGCGTCACCGGCACTTCGGCGGCCAACCGGCTGGCGGAAGAAGCCGATGTGGTGCTCGCCATCGGCACGCGCCTGCAGGATTTCACCACCGGCTCGTGGGCGCTGTTCAAGAATTCCGGCAAGACCATCATTGGGCTGAACGTCCAGCCTTTCGATGCCGGCAAGCACCGGGCGCTGCCGCTGGTCGCCGATGCGGCCGAGGGGCTCGCTGAACTCGGTGCCGCGCTGAAGGGGTGGAAGGCGCCTGCCGCCTGGACCGACAATGCGGCCACCGGCAAGAAGGCCTGGCAGGCCGAGGCGGCCAAGGTGACAGCGTCGACCAATGCCGCTTTCCCGTCCGACGCACAGGTGATCGGTGCCGTGCAGCGGGCCATGGGCTCCGGCGTGACGCTGCTGAATGCATCGGGCGGCCTGCCGGGCGAACTGCATAAGCTCTGGCAGGCGGGCGCGCCCGGCTCGTACCATGGCGAATACGGGTTCTCCACCATGGGTTACGAGATCGCCGGCGGGCTCGGCGCCAAGATGGCCAAGCCCGACCAGGAGGTCGTCGTCATGATCGGCGACGGCTCCTACCTGATGATGAATTCCGAGATCGCAACCTCGGTGATGCTTGGTTTGAAGCTGACCATCGTGCTGCTCGACAACCGTGGCTATGGCTGCATCAACCGGTTGCAGATGGCGACCGGCGGCGCCAACTTCAACAATCTCCTGAAGGACGCGCGCCACGAGATCCTACCCGATGTCGACTTCGCCGCCCATGCGGCGAGCCTGGGCGCGATATCGGAGAAAGTGCCCTCGATCGCCGGGCTCGAAAACGCGCTGCAGAAGGCCAAGAGGAACGACCGCACCACCGTTGTGGTCATCGACACCGATCCGCTGGTTTCCACCGATGCCGGCGGCCATTGGTGGGACGTGGCGGTGCCGGAAGTCTCGGCGCGGCCGCAGGTCAACGCGGCGCGCAAGGCCTATGACGAGAAGCGCCGGATGCAGAGCGTCGGCGATTGATGCGAGCTCCCTTCTCCCCGTCCCTATACGGGAGAAGGTGCCGGCAGGCGGATGAGGGGCGGCGCCAGCGGCCAA
It encodes:
- the iolD gene encoding 3D-(3,5/4)-trihydroxycyclohexane-1,2-dione acylhydrolase (decyclizing); the protein is MSKTIRLTMAQALTRFLSRQMTEIDGKKVPIFGGVWAIFGHGNVAGIGEALYQVRDELPTFRAHNEQAMAHAAIAYAKANFRRRFMAATSSIGPGALNMVTAAALAHVNRLPVLFLPGDVFANRIPDPVLQQAEDFSDGTATVNDCFRPVSRYFDRITRPEQIIPALSRTMQVLTDPADCGPVTLSLCQDVQAEAYDYPESFFAERVWHQRRPRPDRHELAAAAAALKGAKKPLIIAGGGVLYSQASDELAKFIEGAGIPVCETQGGKSSLPDDHPLNMAAVGVTGTSAANRLAEEADVVLAIGTRLQDFTTGSWALFKNSGKTIIGLNVQPFDAGKHRALPLVADAAEGLAELGAALKGWKAPAAWTDNAATGKKAWQAEAAKVTASTNAAFPSDAQVIGAVQRAMGSGVTLLNASGGLPGELHKLWQAGAPGSYHGEYGFSTMGYEIAGGLGAKMAKPDQEVVVMIGDGSYLMMNSEIATSVMLGLKLTIVLLDNRGYGCINRLQMATGGANFNNLLKDARHEILPDVDFAAHAASLGAISEKVPSIAGLENALQKAKRNDRTTVVVIDTDPLVSTDAGGHWWDVAVPEVSARPQVNAARKAYDEKRRMQSVGD
- a CDS encoding bifunctional 5-dehydro-2-deoxygluconokinase/5-dehydro-2-deoxyphosphogluconate aldolase, with protein sequence MSEAVDLKQAPLDVITIGRASVDLYGQQIGSRLEDITSFAKSVGGCPANISVGTARLGLRSALLTRVGDEQMGRFIREQLKREGVSTDGLKTDKERLTALVLLSVESEGVSPMIFYRSDCADMALAPEDIDEAFISSARSIVVTGTHFSRPNSDAAQRKAIRVMKAKGGKVVFDIDYRPNLWGLAGHAEGFERYVKSDRVSAQLKTVLPDCDLIVGTEEEIMIASGADDCLSALKTIRALSSATIVLKRGAMGCIVYDGPISDDLEDGIVGKGFPIEIYNVLGAGDAFMSGFLRGWLGGEDHATAATWANACGAFAVSRLLCAPEYPTFEELQFFLKNGSKHRALRKDEAINHIHWATTRRRDIPSLMALACDHRVQLEDVAAKAGADLARIRDFKVLAVKAAAKVAAGRDGYGMLIDEKHGREAMFEFARHPFAWLGRPVELPGSRPLRFEFSQDIGSQLVEWPVDHCIKCLCFYHPDDPAALKEEQQQKLRALFEAARKVGRELLIEIIAGKHGKLDDTTIPRALEELYALGIKPDWWKLEPQASSGAWARIEAVILKHDPWCRGIVLLGLEAPQDELEAAFAATAKAPIVKGFAVGRTIFVHAAEEWLAGRMSDDEAVADMASRFEQLTEAWLAARGRKAA